One genomic region from Jiangella sp. DSM 45060 encodes:
- a CDS encoding MBL fold metallo-hydrolase — protein sequence MLLLTVVAPVLGTNCYVVAAAAGRECVVVDPGIGVGEQLAKVLAEHELTPVAVLVTHGHLDHTHGLTELPGLPVHLHERDAYRLADPLGSLGPQLSAQFAQFGAAWTPPSDVRTFDGAETELHLAGVGLRAIHAPGHTEGSTLYYAPADGVVLTGDVLFAGTVGRTDLPGGDDALMRATLTRLASDDELPGLTTVRPGHGPASTLDRERASNPYLRGL from the coding sequence GTGCTCCTGCTCACCGTCGTCGCCCCCGTGCTGGGCACCAACTGCTACGTCGTGGCGGCCGCGGCCGGCCGCGAGTGCGTCGTCGTCGACCCCGGCATCGGTGTCGGCGAGCAGCTGGCGAAGGTGCTCGCCGAGCACGAACTGACGCCGGTCGCCGTCCTCGTCACCCACGGCCACCTCGACCACACGCACGGGCTGACCGAGCTGCCCGGCCTCCCCGTCCACCTGCACGAGCGCGACGCGTACCGGCTGGCCGACCCGCTCGGCTCGCTCGGGCCGCAGCTGTCGGCGCAGTTCGCCCAGTTCGGCGCCGCGTGGACGCCGCCGTCCGACGTCCGCACGTTCGACGGCGCCGAGACCGAGCTGCACCTCGCCGGCGTCGGGCTGCGCGCGATCCACGCCCCCGGCCATACCGAGGGGTCGACGCTCTACTACGCGCCCGCCGACGGCGTCGTCCTCACCGGGGACGTCCTGTTCGCGGGCACGGTGGGCCGCACCGACCTGCCCGGCGGCGACGACGCGCTCATGCGCGCCACGCTGACCCGGCTGGCGTCGGACGACGAGCTGCCCGGGCTCACCACCGTCCGGCCCGGCCACGGCCCGGCGTCGACCCTCGACCGGGAACGCGCATCCAACCCGTACCTGCGAGGACTGTAG
- a CDS encoding peptidylprolyl isomerase: MAQSAKQRRRELARKHLERQEARRAAEAARRRKIGLVVGAVIVVVALVMGTLLVSGALGGDDDPVAAGSETSPSAEAPAGPCTYTASGESAVPNLGTPPAVDPAALTTPLPTTATLTINGAPVTVTLDAGAPCTVNSLSFLAAAGYYNATTCHRLTTSDSLKVLQCGDPTGTGSGGPGYQYANENTDGATYPAGTVAMANSGPDTNGSQFFLVYGDSQLPPDYTVFGQITTGLDVITGIADAGTDNGSDDGAPITPVTLDSVTTA; this comes from the coding sequence GTGGCCCAGAGCGCCAAACAGCGGCGACGTGAGCTCGCGCGCAAGCACCTCGAACGCCAGGAGGCCCGGCGGGCCGCCGAGGCGGCGCGCCGGCGGAAGATCGGCCTCGTGGTGGGTGCCGTCATCGTGGTGGTGGCGCTGGTCATGGGGACGTTGCTGGTGTCCGGCGCGCTCGGCGGCGACGACGATCCCGTCGCGGCCGGCTCCGAGACCTCGCCGTCCGCCGAGGCCCCCGCGGGCCCCTGCACGTACACCGCCTCCGGCGAGTCGGCCGTTCCGAACCTCGGCACGCCCCCGGCCGTCGACCCCGCCGCGCTCACGACGCCGCTGCCGACCACCGCGACGCTGACGATCAACGGGGCGCCGGTCACCGTCACCCTCGACGCCGGCGCGCCGTGCACCGTCAACTCGCTGAGCTTCCTGGCCGCCGCCGGCTACTACAACGCCACCACCTGCCACCGCCTCACCACGTCGGACTCCCTCAAGGTGCTGCAGTGCGGCGACCCGACCGGCACCGGCTCCGGCGGCCCCGGGTACCAGTACGCCAACGAGAACACCGACGGCGCCACCTACCCCGCCGGTACGGTGGCGATGGCCAACAGCGGGCCCGACACCAACGGCAGCCAGTTCTTCCTGGTGTACGGCGACTCCCAGCTGCCGCCCGACTACACCGTCTTCGGCCAGATCACCACCGGTCTGGACGTGATCACCGGTATCGCCGACGCTGGAACTGACAACGGATCGGACGATGGCGCGCCCATCACCCCGGTCACCCTCGATTCCGTCACCACCGCCTGA
- a CDS encoding DUF349 domain-containing protein → MTNTTGSPEHDDAATPAAEVEPTAPESPSAAEPAPTPEAAAAEEPSEASPEVPSEPASEPASAEAAAEAGAESHAEAEDAPAEPAPVPTPADVAPAPTPAEVAPAPAAPVPAAASAEREPEPAAASPEPADAAPAPAGPAAPTVASNEWGRVDETGEVFVRTAEGERSIGSWQVGKPEEALAFFVRKYEDLAVQVDLLETRLESGAAAPDDTAQGVSKVRAQLAEAHAIGDLAALGARLDALDARIAERRAERRAARAKALDEARGRKEQIASQAEAIAEGNDWRNGADTLRGLLEEWKGLPRLDRGTDDELWRRFSSARTHYTRRRKAHFSELAERRDEARVIKERILAEAEEICTSTDWGPTSRRYRELMSQWKAAGPAPRGVEDSLWKRFRAAQDTFFGARTAHQSQRDDEQQANLVVKEGILTEAEALLPVTDWKAARQQLRVLQERWEDAGHVPRDSMRSVEGRMRRVEDAIREAEQNEWQRSNPEARARAQATVTQLEASIADLETKAAKAREAGNDRKLREAEEAIAARKSWLEQAQQALEEFTS, encoded by the coding sequence GTGACGAACACGACTGGTAGCCCCGAGCACGACGACGCGGCAACGCCTGCCGCGGAGGTCGAGCCCACGGCACCCGAGTCCCCGAGCGCCGCCGAGCCGGCGCCGACGCCCGAAGCCGCCGCGGCCGAGGAGCCGTCGGAGGCATCGCCGGAGGTGCCGTCCGAACCGGCATCGGAGCCGGCATCGGCGGAGGCAGCGGCCGAGGCCGGCGCAGAGTCCCACGCCGAGGCCGAGGACGCGCCCGCCGAGCCGGCGCCCGTGCCGACCCCCGCCGACGTGGCGCCGGCGCCCACGCCGGCCGAGGTGGCGCCGGCTCCCGCCGCGCCCGTGCCCGCGGCAGCGTCCGCCGAGCGCGAGCCCGAGCCCGCAGCAGCGTCGCCCGAGCCCGCTGACGCGGCGCCCGCACCCGCCGGGCCGGCCGCGCCCACCGTCGCGTCCAACGAGTGGGGCCGGGTCGACGAGACCGGCGAGGTGTTCGTCCGCACCGCCGAGGGCGAGCGCAGCATCGGGTCGTGGCAGGTCGGCAAGCCCGAGGAGGCGCTGGCCTTCTTCGTGCGCAAGTACGAGGACCTCGCCGTGCAGGTCGACCTCCTGGAGACCCGCCTCGAGTCCGGCGCCGCCGCGCCCGACGACACCGCGCAGGGCGTCTCGAAGGTGCGCGCGCAGCTGGCCGAGGCGCACGCTATCGGCGACCTCGCCGCGCTGGGCGCGCGGCTCGACGCGCTCGACGCCCGCATCGCCGAGCGCCGGGCCGAGCGCCGCGCCGCCCGGGCGAAGGCGCTGGACGAGGCGCGCGGGCGCAAGGAGCAGATCGCGTCGCAGGCCGAGGCCATCGCCGAGGGCAACGACTGGCGCAACGGCGCCGACACCCTGCGCGGTCTGCTCGAGGAGTGGAAGGGCCTCCCCCGCCTCGACCGCGGCACCGACGACGAGCTGTGGCGCCGGTTCTCGTCGGCCCGCACCCACTACACCCGCCGGCGCAAGGCGCACTTCTCCGAGCTGGCCGAGCGCCGCGACGAGGCGCGCGTCATCAAGGAGCGCATCCTGGCCGAGGCCGAGGAGATCTGCACGTCGACGGACTGGGGCCCGACGTCGCGCCGCTACCGCGAGCTGATGTCGCAGTGGAAGGCCGCCGGCCCGGCGCCGCGCGGCGTCGAGGACAGCCTGTGGAAGAGGTTCCGCGCGGCCCAGGACACCTTCTTCGGCGCCCGCACCGCGCACCAGTCCCAGCGCGACGACGAGCAGCAGGCCAACCTCGTCGTCAAGGAGGGCATCCTCACCGAGGCCGAGGCGCTGCTGCCGGTCACCGACTGGAAGGCGGCCCGCCAGCAGCTGCGCGTCCTGCAGGAGCGCTGGGAGGACGCCGGTCACGTCCCGCGCGACTCCATGCGCTCGGTCGAGGGCCGCATGCGCCGGGTCGAGGACGCCATCCGCGAGGCCGAGCAGAACGAGTGGCAGCGGTCGAACCCCGAGGCGCGGGCCCGGGCGCAGGCCACCGTCACCCAGTTGGAGGCGTCCATCGCCGACCTGGAGACGAAGGCCGCCAAGGCGCGCGAGGCCGGCAACGACCGCAAGCTGCGTGAGGCCGAGGAGGCCATCGCCGCGCGCAAGTCGTGGCTCGAGCAGGCGCAGCAGGCGCTCGAGGAGTTCACCAGCTGA
- a CDS encoding bifunctional (p)ppGpp synthetase/guanosine-3',5'-bis(diphosphate) 3'-pyrophosphohydrolase: MAEQTVPSGALTPVRVRARLARLTAQRQQSDPALEPLFRIIRANHPKADLEIIERAYRTAARAHSGQKRKSGDPYITHPLAVTTILAELGMTPPTLAAALLHDTVEDTDYGLDQLRGEFGEEIAMLVDGVTKLDKVKYGQAAQAETVRKMVIAMAKDIRVLVIKLADRLHNARTWRYVPKESARRKAHETLEIYAPLAHRLGMNTIKWELEDLSFATLHPKVYDEIVRLVAERAPSRDDYLASVIDQVQGDLRVSKIKANVYGRPKHYYSIYQKMIVRGRDFADIYDLVGIRVLVESVRDCYAVLGIVHARWNPVPGRFKDFIAMPKFNMYQSLHTTVIGPGGKPVELQIRTHAMHRRAEYGIAAHWKYKEDSNAGRETDKHAVAGDNAGNDMAWLRQLLDWQKETEDPGEFLESLRFEMESNEVFVFTPKGDVVALPAAATPVDFAYAVHTDIGHRTIGARVNGRLVPLESNLDNGDVVEVFTSKAQGAGPSRDWLTFVTSARARNKIKQWFSKERREEAIEHGKDAIARAMRKQDLPLQRMMSQESLKAVADDLRYPDISALYAAVGEGNVSAQSIVQKLVQILGGEEGTTEDVAEAATPDRPRRRSGGDPGVVVKGVSDVWVKLARCCTPVPGDTIVGFVTRGSGVSVHREDCVNVDGLRRQHGRMVEVEWAPTANSMFLVAIQVEALDRARLLSDVTRVLSDQHVNILSATVSTNTDRIATSRFTFEMADPKHLGHVLKAVRGVEGVFDAYRLTSGIPAPTH, from the coding sequence GTGGCCGAGCAGACAGTTCCCAGCGGCGCGCTGACCCCGGTCAGGGTGCGGGCGAGGCTCGCCCGCCTGACCGCGCAACGACAGCAGTCCGACCCCGCTCTGGAACCGCTGTTCCGGATCATCCGGGCCAACCACCCGAAGGCCGACCTCGAGATCATCGAGCGCGCCTACCGCACCGCCGCGCGCGCCCACAGCGGGCAGAAGCGCAAGAGCGGCGACCCGTACATCACGCACCCGCTCGCGGTCACCACCATCCTCGCCGAGCTGGGCATGACGCCGCCCACGCTGGCCGCGGCGCTGCTGCACGACACCGTCGAAGACACCGACTACGGCCTCGACCAGCTGCGCGGTGAGTTCGGCGAAGAGATCGCCATGCTCGTCGACGGCGTCACCAAGCTCGACAAGGTCAAGTACGGGCAGGCCGCGCAGGCCGAGACCGTCCGCAAGATGGTCATCGCCATGGCCAAGGACATCCGCGTCCTGGTGATCAAGCTGGCCGACCGCCTGCACAACGCCCGCACCTGGCGGTACGTGCCGAAGGAGTCGGCGCGGCGCAAGGCGCACGAGACGCTCGAGATCTACGCCCCGCTGGCGCACCGGCTGGGCATGAACACCATCAAGTGGGAGCTCGAGGACCTCTCCTTCGCCACCCTGCACCCCAAGGTGTACGACGAGATCGTGCGGCTGGTGGCCGAGCGGGCGCCGTCGCGCGACGACTACCTGGCCTCGGTCATCGACCAGGTGCAGGGCGACCTCCGGGTGTCGAAGATCAAGGCCAACGTCTACGGGCGGCCCAAGCACTACTACTCGATCTACCAGAAGATGATCGTCCGCGGCCGCGACTTCGCCGACATCTACGACCTCGTCGGCATCCGCGTGCTGGTCGAGTCGGTGCGCGACTGTTACGCCGTCCTGGGCATCGTGCACGCGCGCTGGAACCCGGTGCCCGGCCGGTTCAAGGACTTCATCGCCATGCCGAAGTTCAACATGTACCAGTCGCTGCACACCACGGTCATCGGGCCGGGCGGCAAGCCGGTCGAGCTGCAGATCCGCACCCACGCCATGCACCGCCGGGCCGAGTACGGCATCGCCGCGCACTGGAAGTACAAGGAAGACTCCAACGCCGGGCGCGAGACCGACAAGCACGCCGTCGCGGGCGACAACGCCGGCAACGACATGGCCTGGCTGCGCCAGCTGCTCGACTGGCAGAAGGAGACCGAGGACCCGGGGGAGTTCCTCGAGTCGCTGCGGTTCGAGATGGAGTCCAACGAGGTCTTCGTCTTCACCCCGAAGGGCGACGTCGTCGCGCTGCCGGCCGCGGCCACACCGGTCGACTTCGCCTACGCCGTCCACACCGACATCGGCCACCGCACCATCGGCGCGCGGGTCAACGGCCGGCTGGTGCCGCTCGAGTCCAACCTCGACAACGGCGACGTCGTCGAGGTGTTCACCTCCAAGGCGCAGGGCGCCGGCCCGAGCCGCGACTGGCTGACGTTCGTCACCAGCGCCCGGGCCCGCAACAAGATCAAGCAGTGGTTCTCCAAGGAGCGCCGCGAAGAGGCCATCGAGCACGGCAAGGACGCCATCGCGCGGGCCATGCGCAAGCAGGACCTCCCGCTGCAGCGCATGATGAGCCAGGAGTCGCTCAAGGCCGTCGCCGACGACCTGCGCTACCCCGACATCTCCGCGCTGTACGCGGCGGTCGGCGAGGGCAACGTCTCGGCGCAGAGCATCGTGCAGAAGCTGGTGCAGATCCTCGGCGGCGAGGAGGGCACCACCGAGGACGTCGCCGAGGCGGCCACGCCCGACCGTCCCCGGCGGCGCAGCGGCGGCGACCCCGGCGTCGTCGTCAAGGGCGTCTCCGACGTGTGGGTCAAGCTGGCCCGCTGTTGCACGCCGGTACCCGGCGACACCATCGTCGGCTTCGTCACCCGCGGCTCCGGCGTGTCGGTGCACCGGGAAGACTGCGTCAACGTCGACGGCCTGCGCCGCCAGCACGGGCGCATGGTCGAGGTCGAGTGGGCGCCGACGGCCAACAGCATGTTCCTGGTGGCCATCCAGGTCGAGGCGCTCGACCGCGCCCGGCTGCTGTCCGACGTCACCCGGGTGCTGTCCGACCAGCACGTGAACATCCTGTCGGCCACGGTCTCCACCAACACCGACCGCATCGCCACCAGCCGGTTCACCTTCGAGATGGCCGACCCCAAGCACCTGGGGCACGTCCTCAAGGCGGTCCGCGGTGTCGAGGGCGTCTTCGACGCCTACCGGCTCACCAGCGGCATCCCGGCGCCCACCCACTGA
- a CDS encoding adenine phosphoribosyltransferase codes for MTKPPAIADSDRDLLLSRIRDVPDWPEPGVVFKDITPLLRDPAALDTTIELLGAVGGGEVDVVVGIEARGFILGAPVAHRLGAGFVPIRKQGKLPWQTTSASYALEYGEATIEVHVDAFQPGERVLIVDDVLATGGTVRATVDLVRGAGADVVGVGILMELGFLDGRAKLPDVNVQSLLVV; via the coding sequence GTGACCAAGCCGCCGGCGATCGCCGACTCCGACCGCGACCTGCTGCTCTCCCGCATCCGGGACGTCCCGGACTGGCCGGAGCCGGGCGTGGTGTTCAAGGACATCACGCCACTGCTGCGCGACCCCGCCGCCCTCGACACGACCATCGAGCTGCTCGGCGCGGTCGGCGGTGGCGAGGTCGACGTCGTCGTGGGCATCGAGGCGCGCGGGTTCATCCTCGGCGCGCCGGTGGCGCACCGGCTCGGCGCCGGCTTCGTGCCCATCCGCAAGCAGGGCAAGCTGCCGTGGCAGACGACGTCGGCCAGCTACGCGCTGGAGTACGGCGAGGCCACCATCGAGGTCCACGTCGACGCGTTCCAGCCCGGCGAGCGGGTCCTCATCGTCGACGACGTGCTGGCCACAGGCGGTACGGTGCGCGCCACCGTCGACCTCGTCCGCGGCGCCGGCGCCGACGTCGTGGGCGTCGGCATCCTCATGGAACTGGGTTTCCTCGACGGCCGGGCCAAGCTGCCCGACGTCAACGTCCAGTCGCTGCTCGTCGTCTGA
- the yajC gene encoding preprotein translocase subunit YajC, translating into MEALLLPILLIAVFYFLLIRPQQKQRRQMVELQQSVQAGTKVMTTAGLLATVVEVDDDEVVLEVAPGVHSRYVRRAIANVVQPQEPVAPVHDDIVPDTAADADEAPKHEPAQAKAEDRTNGDDVR; encoded by the coding sequence ATGGAAGCACTGCTGCTCCCGATCCTGCTGATCGCTGTCTTCTACTTCCTGCTCATCCGGCCGCAGCAGAAGCAGCGGCGCCAGATGGTGGAGCTGCAGCAGTCGGTCCAGGCGGGTACCAAGGTCATGACGACGGCCGGCCTGTTGGCCACGGTCGTCGAGGTCGACGACGACGAGGTGGTGCTCGAGGTCGCGCCCGGCGTGCACAGCCGCTACGTGCGCCGCGCCATCGCCAACGTCGTCCAGCCGCAGGAGCCGGTCGCGCCGGTGCACGACGACATCGTGCCCGACACCGCGGCCGACGCCGACGAGGCGCCGAAGCACGAGCCCGCGCAGGCGAAGGCCGAGGACCGCACGAACGGCGACGACGTCCGCTGA
- the ruvB gene encoding Holliday junction branch migration DNA helicase RuvB has product MSFPDDHVHRLVGGDADHEERTVEAALRPRTLAEFVGQERLREQLSLVLDAARARGRSADHILLSGPPGLGKTTLAMIVAAEMEVPLRITSGPAIQHAGDLAAILSSVNEGDVLFFDEIHRMARPAEEMLYTAMEDFRVDVVVGKGPGATAIPLELPHFTLVGATTRTGLLPGPLRDRFGFTGHLELYEPAELELVLRRSAGLLEVELKGDGTGEIAGRSRGTPRIANRLLRRVRDFAEVRGNGVISGDVARAALKVFAVDELGLDRLDRAVLTALCKSFGGGPVGLGTLAVAVGEERETVEEVAEPFLVRAGLLARTPRGRVATPAAWRHLGLAVPAQTAFGRGFDEPDLFSAADGA; this is encoded by the coding sequence ATGAGCTTCCCCGACGACCACGTGCACCGGCTGGTGGGCGGCGACGCCGACCACGAGGAGCGGACCGTCGAGGCGGCGCTGCGGCCGCGCACGCTGGCCGAGTTCGTCGGGCAGGAGCGGCTGCGCGAGCAGTTGTCGCTGGTCCTCGACGCCGCCCGGGCACGCGGGCGCAGCGCCGACCACATCCTGCTGTCCGGCCCGCCCGGCCTCGGCAAGACCACGCTGGCGATGATCGTCGCCGCCGAGATGGAGGTGCCGCTGCGCATCACCAGCGGTCCGGCCATCCAGCACGCCGGCGACCTCGCGGCCATCCTGTCCTCGGTGAACGAGGGCGACGTGCTGTTCTTCGACGAGATCCACCGCATGGCCCGCCCCGCGGAGGAGATGCTGTACACCGCCATGGAGGACTTCCGCGTCGACGTCGTCGTCGGCAAGGGGCCCGGCGCCACGGCCATCCCGCTCGAGCTGCCGCACTTCACGCTGGTCGGCGCCACCACGCGCACCGGGCTGCTGCCGGGGCCGCTGCGCGACCGGTTCGGGTTCACCGGGCACCTCGAGCTGTACGAGCCGGCCGAGCTCGAGCTGGTGCTGCGCCGCTCGGCCGGGCTGCTCGAGGTCGAGCTGAAGGGCGACGGCACCGGCGAGATCGCCGGCCGGTCCCGCGGCACGCCGCGCATCGCCAACCGGCTGCTGCGCCGGGTGCGCGACTTCGCCGAGGTCCGCGGCAACGGCGTCATCAGCGGTGACGTCGCCCGCGCGGCGCTGAAGGTGTTCGCCGTCGACGAACTGGGCCTCGACCGTCTCGACCGCGCGGTCCTGACGGCGCTGTGCAAGAGCTTCGGCGGGGGACCGGTCGGCCTCGGCACGCTGGCCGTCGCCGTCGGCGAGGAGCGCGAGACCGTCGAGGAGGTGGCCGAGCCGTTCCTCGTCCGGGCCGGGCTGCTCGCCCGCACCCCGCGGGGGCGGGTCGCCACACCGGCCGCGTGGAGGCATCTCGGGCTCGCGGTGCCCGCGCAGACGGCGTTCGGACGCGGGTTCGACGAGCCCGACCTGTTCTCGGCCGCCGACGGTGCGTAA
- the ruvA gene encoding Holliday junction branch migration protein RuvA, with protein MIAYVRGQVTVVRPTEAVVDVGGIGLALHCTPATTSALRLGEVAQLAASLVVREESLTLYGFADEDEKTVFELLQTASGVGPRLAQAMLSVHSPDDLRRAVATEDLVALTKVPGIGKKGAQRIVIELKDKLGVPGSGPSLAAVPSAPAPGGDGWQVQVHEALLGLGWSAREADRAVDTVATDLNGDAGDLDVSALLRKALRTLART; from the coding sequence GTGATCGCTTACGTCCGTGGCCAGGTCACGGTGGTCCGCCCGACGGAGGCCGTCGTCGACGTCGGCGGCATCGGGCTGGCGCTGCACTGCACGCCGGCCACCACGTCGGCGCTGCGGCTCGGGGAGGTCGCCCAGCTGGCCGCCAGCCTCGTCGTCCGCGAGGAGTCGCTGACGCTGTACGGCTTCGCCGACGAGGACGAGAAGACGGTGTTCGAGCTGCTGCAGACCGCCAGCGGTGTCGGGCCGCGGCTCGCGCAGGCCATGCTGTCGGTGCACTCGCCCGACGACCTGCGCCGCGCCGTCGCCACCGAGGACCTCGTCGCACTGACGAAGGTGCCCGGCATCGGCAAGAAGGGCGCCCAGCGCATCGTCATCGAGCTCAAGGACAAGCTCGGCGTGCCCGGCTCCGGCCCGTCGCTGGCCGCCGTCCCGTCCGCACCGGCTCCCGGCGGCGACGGCTGGCAGGTCCAGGTGCACGAGGCGCTGCTCGGCCTCGGCTGGTCCGCCCGCGAGGCCGACCGCGCCGTCGACACCGTCGCCACCGACCTCAACGGCGACGCCGGCGACCTCGACGTCTCGGCGTTGCTGCGCAAGGCGTTGCGTACGCTGGCGAGAACATGA